Within Thermococcus celer Vu 13 = JCM 8558, the genomic segment TGTGAAAACCACACCCTGCCCTTCGTAACGGGGGAGGATTACGAGAGGGCCCTCGAAACCCTGAGGGCAACCGTTGAAGCCATGAGGAAGGAGGGAACCCCCTACAAAGGCATCCTCTACGGCCAGTTCATGCTCGCCAAGGATGAACCAAAGATAATCGAGTACAACGCCCGCTTCGGCGACCCCGAGGCCATGAACGTTCTTCCTATTCTGAAAACACCGCTCCCCGAGATAGCGGAGGGGATAGTTGGCGGGAGGCTCAAAAAGGCTGAATTTGAGAAAAAAGCCACCGTCGTCAAGTACCTCGCCCCGCGGGGTTATCCCGCTGATCCAATAAAGGGCGTCGGGGTTGAAATCAGGGAGGATAAAATCAGGGAAGAAGGTGCCAGGGTTTACTACGCCTCCGTGGATGAGAACTTAACCCTTCTCGGCTCCCGTGCGGTGGCGGTCGTTGGAATCGCCGGTTCCCTTGAAGAGGCGGAGAGAATCGCATCCGCAGGAATAAGGCACGTTAGAGGGGAGGTTTTCCACCGCGCCGACGTGGGGACGAGGGAGAGCGTCGAGAAGAGGATACGCGTTCTAAAGGAACTCGGGAAGGAGTTTGAGCCGAATCCGTGCTGAGGTGGTATGAATGATAGGTCGCGACGAGATCCTGGGGATCCTTGAGGGTTACGACCCCGGGCGGATAGCAATCGGGGTCATCGGAAGCCATTCCGCCCTTGACATAGCCGATGGAGCGAAGGAGGAGGGCCTCCCCGTTTTGGTCGTGGCCCAGCGCGGGAGGCACAGAACATACGCGGAGTACTTCAGGCAGAGAAAGAAGAAGGACGGCCTGACGAAGGGCTTCATCGACGAGGTAATCGTTTTGGAGAGGTTCGGCGGAATCATTGAAATTCAGGAGGAGCTGAGGAGGAGAAACGTCATCTTCGTTCCCAACCGCTCCTTTGTGGTCTACACGGGCATTGACAGGGTCGAGAACGAGTTTTTGGTGCCGCTCTTCGGGAGCCGCAACCTGCTGAGGAGCGAGGAGCGTAGTGAGGAGAAGAGCTATTACTGGCTCCTTGAGAGGGCGGGGCTTCCGTACCCCGAAGCCGTAAAGCCGGAGGAGATAGACGACGTCGGCCTGGTCATCGTCAAGCTCCCCCACGCGAAGAAGAGGCTCGAGCGCGGCTTCTTCACGGCCGCTTCATATAGGGAGTTCCGGGAGAAGGCCGAACGCCTGAAGAAGCTCGGCGTGATCACGGAGGAGGACCTCGCGAGGGCAAGGGTAGAGCGCTACATAATAGGCCCCGTCTTCAACTTCGACTTCTTCTACTCGCCCATCGACGGGGAGATCGAGCTCCTCGGGATAGACTGGCGCTTCGAGACGAGCCTTGACGGCCACGTGCGCCTTCCAGCGGGCCAGCAGTTGACCCTGCCCGAGCACCAGTTCGAGCCCGAGTACACCGTGTGCGGCCACGCGTCCTCGACGCTCCGCGAGAGCCTCCTTGAGAAGGTCTTCGACATGGCCGAGCGCTACGTGGAGGCAACCAAGAAGTACTACCCGCCCGGGATCATCGGCCCCTTCACGCTCCAGACCGCCGTCGACAAGGACCTGAACTTCTACATCTACGACGTCGCCCCCCGGACGGGCGGCGGGACGAACATCCACATGGCCATGGGGCACCCCTACGGCAACGCCCTCTGGAGGAAGCCCATGAGCACTGGAAGGAGGATAGGCCTCGAGGTAAAGCGCGCAATCGAGCTGGACGAGCTCGAGAAGGTCGTTACGTGAGGTGACGCCCATGAGGTGGAAGGCAAAAATCATCGTTCGCCTGAAGGAGGGGCTCAACGACCCCGAGGGAAGGGTCATCGGGAAGGCGCTAAAAAACCTGGGCTATGACGTTGATGAGCTGAAGGTTCCA encodes:
- a CDS encoding formate--phosphoribosylaminoimidazolecarboxamide ligase family protein produces the protein MIGRDEILGILEGYDPGRIAIGVIGSHSALDIADGAKEEGLPVLVVAQRGRHRTYAEYFRQRKKKDGLTKGFIDEVIVLERFGGIIEIQEELRRRNVIFVPNRSFVVYTGIDRVENEFLVPLFGSRNLLRSEERSEEKSYYWLLERAGLPYPEAVKPEEIDDVGLVIVKLPHAKKRLERGFFTAASYREFREKAERLKKLGVITEEDLARARVERYIIGPVFNFDFFYSPIDGEIELLGIDWRFETSLDGHVRLPAGQQLTLPEHQFEPEYTVCGHASSTLRESLLEKVFDMAERYVEATKKYYPPGIIGPFTLQTAVDKDLNFYIYDVAPRTGGGTNIHMAMGHPYGNALWRKPMSTGRRIGLEVKRAIELDELEKVVT